One genomic window of Branchiostoma floridae strain S238N-H82 chromosome 4, Bfl_VNyyK, whole genome shotgun sequence includes the following:
- the LOC118412852 gene encoding GTPase IMAP family member 8-like, whose translation MFGGRNQRDSNVRKRNGSNTSTSVDFPTSLHVNVEMADVSVSVDNLTETEDLVTLDKLTHNQLQDLNVLLVGCKGNGKSHTGNTILGQEAFRVTRKGGTQKASLSSSSHEVDGVSRKVTVVDTPGVSQEMTESEFEELVRAVKMVPEGFDAICLVWDYNDSERNEDKEVQVFQSLHRLFGDGLYDHLVILVTHAQQKDIPEFIEGLPENMKKIADKANAQYRITCMKHIINEAGVSQAAVDELSNSSNQQQAPSGFHNEQTDSDQKEMKDTSSYCRFHEKIIAMDDKLNGKEPAASEQLKLFLSLIQELSKESGRRYTASNLSPCCHIPPGEDLCVVLLGNTGVGKSHTGNSIIGQNVFSVSDRMSSETQDYVRRESHMGGRKITVVDTPPLTQNCVEEEKRLLTEIEDIKKICATYILIMIVSLGRITRGDVVMADRIHDMLTDVWNWSIVLFTGKDKLPCNENDYLTSAPKELTDIVQNCGERYVFFDNITKDETKRRMQQIQLIMLADSMINKTQSKDDTNQQLDSSSDTSENRPLLENEGPMFQNRGIRQFGHYCYSLTRKVKDVSICSCILFIFCIILFVLWPAIVVYFLAKSMPI comes from the coding sequence ATGTTTGGGGGTAGAAATCAAAGAGACAGCAATGTTAGAAAAAGGAATGGAAGCAATACTTCAACTAGCGTTGACTTTCCTACAagcttacatgtaaatgtggaaatggCTGATGTATCAGTATCTGTTGACAACCTGACTGAAACAGAAGATCTAGTCACATTGGACAAACTGACACACAATCAATTGCAAGACCTAAATGTGCTACTTGTGGGTTGTAAGGGTAACGGCAAGAGCCACACAGGCAACACCATCCTGGGACAGGAGGCCTTCAGAGTCACCAGGAAAGGAGGGACACAGAAGGCAAGCCTCAGCAGTAGCAGCCATGAGGTTGATGGAGTCAGTAGGAAGGTGACAGTAGTCGACACCCCCGGAGTCTCCCAGGAGATGACAGAGTCTGAGTTTGAGGAGCTGGTTCGAGCCGTGAAGATGGTTCCTGAGGGCTTTGATGCCATCTGTCTGGTTTGGGACTACAACGACTCTGAGAGGAATGAAGACAAGGAGGTCCAAGTGTTCCAGTCCCTCCACAGGCTGTTTGGTGATGGACTGTACGATCATCTTGTCATCCTGGTCACTCATGCTCAGCAGAAGGACATCCCAGAGTTCATCGAGGGACTACCagaaaacatgaagaaaattgcTGACAAGGCAAATGCGCAATACAGAATAACTTGCATGAAACACATTATCAATGAGGCTGGAGTCAGCCAGGCAGCAGTTGATGAACTGTCTAATTCTAGTAACCAGCAGCAAGCTCCATCAGGATTCCATAATGAACAAACAGATTCTGAtcagaaagaaatgaaagacaCATCTTCTTATTGTAGGTTTCATGAGAAGATTATTGCCATGGATGACAAGCTGAATGGCAAAGAACCAGCTGCAAGTGAACAGTTAAAACTTTTTCTGAGCCTCATTCAAGAATTGTCCAAGGAAAGTGGAAGGAGATACACAGCCTCAAACCTGTCTCCTTGTTGCCACATCCCACCAGGAGAAGACCTCTGTGTCGTACTTTTGGGAAACACTGGAGTAGGGAAAAGCCATACAGGCAACAGCATCATCGGTCAGAATGTGTTCTCAGTTTCAGATAGAATGTCATCAGAAACACAGGACTATGTTCGTCGAGAATCACACATGGGAGGTCGCAAGATAACAGTTGTAGACACACCACCTTTAACACAGAACTgtgttgaagaagaaaaaagactcCTAACAGAGATTGAAGACATTAAGAAAATCTGTGCCACCTATATTCTAATTATGATTGTAAGTCTTGGTAGGATTACAAGAGGAGATGTGGTAATGGCTGATAGGATCCATGACATGTTGACAGATGTCTGGAACTGGTCTATTGTTTTGTTCACAGGTAAGGACAAACTACCATGCAACGAGAATGACTATCTAACATCTGCACCCAAAGAACTCActgacattgtacaaaattgtggTGAGCGCTATGTTTTCTTTGACAATATAACAAAGGATGAGACAAAGAGGAGAATGCAACAGATTCAACTTATCATGTTGGCTGATAGCATGATAAACAAAACTCAAAGCAAAGATGACACTAACCAGCAGCTTGATTCAAGCAGTGATACATCTGAAAACAGACCATTGCTGGAAAATGAAGGCCCCATGTTCCAAAATAGAGGGATTAGACAATTTGGACATTACTGTTATTCCCTGACACGTAAGGTCAAAGACGTATCAATTTGTTCATGTATTCTCTTCATCTTCTGTAttattctttttgttttgtggcCTGccattgttgtttattttctagCTAAGTCCATGCCAATTTAA
- the LOC118414251 gene encoding GTPase IMAP family member 7-like: MSTVLLLVGCKGNGNSHTGNTILGQEAFRVTRKGGTEKSSLGSSSHGKVTVVDTPGVSHEMTESEFEELVQAVKMVPEGFDAICLVWDYNNSERNEDKEVQVFQSLHRLFGDGLYEHLVIVVTHAQQEDIPEFVNDLPNAMKEIAEQCHNRVIAIENRGNLANKQEALKTLNECISELSNSARRYVTSDLSPICQIPEGEELGIVLVGKTGVGKSHTGNNITGTKKFRVSDKAKSETRVCKQHIRQKDRQITVLDTPGVFDTGNVEDICKELCRIVTFFPNGLHAVILVLRRGRFTWEEAETIKLYELMFGERLLKHSLLLITAKDELTSSEEEYLKTAPDDLKNVLKKCGNRCVFFNNVSKDETILRMQLVNMIRLVDTITKEEGVYNDDWFEEGRKEMNKIIQDITGSKATWKDLTRAVKKIARDRAMNEDYRNTNLFGKFYEKLQSNWHQLCDQVKSLFGKMVEVMSG, encoded by the coding sequence ATGAGTACTGTCCTACTATTAGTAGGCTGTAAGGGTAATGGCAATAGCCACACAGGCAACACCATTCTGGGACAGGAAGCCTTCAGGGTTACCAGGAAAGGAGGAACAGAAAAGTCCAGCCTGGGCAGCAGCAGCCATGGGAAGGTGACAGTAGTCGACACCCCCGGAGTCTCCCATGAGATGACAGAGTCTGAGTTTGAGGAGCTGGTTCAAGCTGTGAAAATGGTTCCTGAGGGTTTTGATGCCATCTGTCTGGTTTGGGACTACAACAACTCTGAGAGGAATGAAGACAAGGAGGTCCAAGTGTTCCAGTCCCTCCACAGGCTGTTTGGTGATGGGCTGTACGAGCATCTTGTCATCGTGGTCACACATGCTCAGCAGGAGGATATCCCAGAGTTTGTTAACGACCTGCCTAATGCCATGAAAGAAATTGCTGAACAATGCCACAACAGGGTCATTGCAATTGAAAATAGAGGTAATTTAGCAAACAAGCAGGAGGCATTAAAAACACTTAATGAGTGTATCTCTGAATTGTCTAATAGTGCTAGAAGGTATGTCACCTCAGATCTTTCTCCAATCTGCCAAATCCCAGAAGGGGAAGAACTTGGTATTGTACTGGTAGGGAAAACTGGAGTGGGGAAAAGTCACACAGGGAACAATATCACAGGAACAAAGAAGTTCAGAGTTTCTGACAAAGCGAAGTCAGAAACCCGTGTATGTAAGCAACATATCAGGCAGAAGGATCGGCAAATTACTGTGCTGGATACTCCCGGAGTGTTTGACACTGGTAATGTAGAGGACATCTGCAAAGAACTCTGTCGTATTGTAACATTCTTCCCAAATGGTCTTCATGCAGTTATTCTTGTCCTCAGAAGAGGCAGATTCACCTGGGAGGAGGCTGAGACGATTAAATTATATGAACTCATGTTTGGCGAAAGGCTTCTTAAGCATTCTTTACTTCTTATCACAGCAAAGGATGAACTTACTAGCAGTGAAGAGGAATATCTCAAAACTGCTCCTGATGACCTGAAAAATGTCCTTAAGAAATGTGGTAATAGATGTGTTTTCTTTAACAATGTGTCCAAAGATGAAACTATACTAAGGATGCAACTGGTTAATATGATCAGGTTAGTCGATACTATCACGAAAGAAGAGGGAGTATACAATGATGACTGGTTTGAAGAGGGGagaaaagaaatgaacaaaATCATACAAGATATCACAGGTAGTAAGGCTACTTGGAAGGATCTTACTAGGGCAGTAAAAAAGATTGCAAGAGACAGAGCCATGAATGAAGACTATCGTAACACAAATCTGTTTGGCAAGTTTTATGAAAAGCTCCAGTCAAACTGGCACCAACTGTGTGACCAAGTAAAATCATTATTTGGTAAGATGGTAGAAGTAATGTCAGGGTAA
- the LOC118413100 gene encoding immune-associated nucleotide-binding protein 12-like: MNKTKTKELEAACQPASNSLKQDNIVSIQPSQDKLNVPTDIKLNLLLVGCKGNGKSHTGNIILGQEAFKVTRKGGTEKSSLGSSSHEVDGVSIDVTVVDTPGITQRTAVEDEPGVSKGGKLGMTEYEFEELVRAVKMVPEGFDAICLVWDYNNSERNEDKEVQVFQSLHRLFGDGLYEHLVIVVTHAQEEDIPEFLTTLPDSMKSITKYCPDRVTVTGTMIDVISKLSSTLGASRFTLADLSSVCKMPQLGEKEKDEIHLLLVGKTGVGKSRTGNSIAGTNTFTVSDTTVSKTDTCEQFRGKAKTS; this comes from the exons ATGAACAAAACAAAGACTAAAGAATTAGAAGCTGCATGTCAACCAGCATCAAACTCATTAAAGCAAGACAACATAGTCAGCATCCAACCTTCACAAGATAAGTTAAATGTACCTACGGACATCAAGTTGAACCTACTACTTGTGGGATGTAAGGGCAATGGCAAGAGCCACACAGGTAACATCATCCTGGGACAGGAGGCCTTCAAAGTCACCAGGAAAGGAGGAACAGAGAAGTCCAGCCTGGGCAGCAGCAGCCATGAGGTTGATGGAGTCAGTATTGATGTGACAGTAGTCGACACCCCTGGCATCACCCAAAGGACGGCAGTAGAGGATGAACCTGGAGTATCCAAAGGAGGGAAACTAGGGATGACAGAGTATGAGTTTGAGGAGCTGGTTCGAGCTGTGAAGATGGTTCCTGAGGGTTTTGATGCCATCTGTCTGGTCTGGGACTACAACAACTCCGAGAGGAATGAAGACAAGGAGGTCCAAGTGTTCCAGTCCCTCCACAGGCTGTTTGGTGATGGACTGTACGAGCATCTTGTCATCGTGGTCACACATGCTCAAGAGGAGGACATTCCAGAGTTTTTGACCACGTTGCCTGACTCCATGAAGAGCATTACAAAGTACTGCCCAGACAGAGTGACTGTCACAGGAACTATGATTGATGTAATTTCAAAACTGTCCAGTACATTGGGGGCTTCAAGGTTTACTCTTGCTGACCTCTCTTCAGTCTGTAAAATGCCACAACTTGGTGAAAAGGAAAAAGATGAAATTCACTTGCTGCTTGTGGGCAAAACAGGGGTTGGTAAGAGTCGGACAGGAAACAGCATTGCTGGCACTAATACTTTCACAGTTTCAGACACTACTGTATCCAAAACAGACACCTGTGAACAGTTCAGAGGGAAA GCAAAGACCAGTTAA
- the LOC118413102 gene encoding uncharacterized protein LOC118413102: MSHDVVSLFTNTPIPETLNIIQKRLEEDRDLKSRTNLEVDDIIELLSFIVTTTYFSFRGNIYQQKFGTAMGSPVSPVLANLFMEWLEQEAIATAPITCKPKLWKRYVDDVAEVVRRGAQQELTDHLNSIDPTGNIQFTYEEEKEGTLPFLDTLLVRKEDGTVKLLVYRKSTHTDQYLNFQSHHPLHQKLGVIRTLLDRCNTVTTEDQDKEQETQHVKRALTRCGYPQWAFNKVEQQKKRPKQKELSTKQQEKSKGMVIIPYVKGVTEPLERVFRKHGIVTAVKPKTTLRSLLVHPKDKQEDLAKTDCVYRIPCQSCDQVYIGETGRTFGTRLEEHKKEANNIDATRYTRSQKRLALKEEKKSAVTDHIARNNCVIDWEGAKTY, translated from the exons ATGTCACATGACGTTGTGTCCCTCTTTACGAACACTCCCATCCCAGAGACTCTCAACATCATACAGAAAAGACTAGAAGAGGATAGGGATCTGAAGAGTCGGACGAACTTAGAGGTAGATGACATCATTGAGCTGCTTTCCTTCATCGTCACGACCACGTACTTCTCCTTCAGGGGTAACATCTACCAGCAGAAATTTGGGACAGCAATGGGGAGCCCGGTATCCCCGGTACTGGCAAACTTGTTTATGGAGTGGCTAGAACAAGAAGCCATTGCCACAGCACCCATCACATGCAAGCCCAAGTTATGGAAAAGGTATGTTGATGACGTGGCAGAGGTGGTGAGGAGAGGAGCCCAGCAAGAGCTCACAGACCACCTTAACAGCATCGACCCCACCGGCAACATACAGTTTACGTATGAAGAGGAGAAGGAAGGCACACTACCTTTCCTCGACACCCTTCTAGTGCGTAAGGAGGATGGTACAGTgaaacttttggtgtacaggAAGAGCACGCACACGGACCAATACCTAAACTTCCAGTCCCACCACCCTCTGCACCAAAAGTTAGGAGTTATCCGTACCTTGTTGGACCGATGCAACACCGTCACCACTGAAGACCAGGACAaagaacaggaaacacaacatgtcAAGAGAGCCCTCACACGCTGTGGCTACCCTCAATGGGCCTTCAACAAAGTGGAACAACAGAAGAAGAGACCGAAACAGAAAGAACTGAGCACTAAACAACAGGAAAAGTCGAAAGGTATGGTGATCATCCCTTACGTCAAAGGAGTCACGGAACCTTTGGAAAGGGTATTTCGGAAACACGGGATAGTCACTGCAGTCAAACCCAAAACAACACTGAGAAGTCTGTTAGTGCATCCTAAGGACAAACAGGAGGACTTAGCCAAAACAGACTGTGTGTACAGAATCCCGTGCCAGAGCTGTGATCAGGTGTATATTGGTGAAACAGGAAGGACTTTTGGGACGAGGTTAGAAGAACACAAGAAAGAAGCCAACAACATAGATGCCACAAGATACACAAGATCACAGAAAAGACTTGCgctcaaagaagaaaagaagtcggCAGTTACAGACCATATCGCCAGGAACAATTGCGtaattgactgggagggggcgaag ACATATTAA